One genomic segment of Hordeum vulgare subsp. vulgare chromosome 2H, MorexV3_pseudomolecules_assembly, whole genome shotgun sequence includes these proteins:
- the LOC123429072 gene encoding obtusifoliol 14-alpha demethylase-like, with protein sequence MDMDQDTIHTAACFTIAFVFLTIIISKIIARVRTIHPMRKGQRSAVTRPPPHVVSGAPLMAALLTLLTPMKGLHAAIHDLHMKMGSVFTVNLFGLKKVTFLVGPEVNAHFFKGSPSEIDFGDTAKVIVPVLGPGVLFGVDLATRNEQIRFCTKAIQPARLRRDVPSMVSEVEDYFVNWGPNGTVDLKDELGHLMVLIANRCLLGNEIKGKNLQEVSRLLHELFENSFHMINLFFPHLPIPQHRRRGEARGRLGEILHEIVRSRRRITPARFADDGGDDEGDVLQYFIDSKYSNGRSMTDSEIVGLLIAILFAGQHTSSSTSTWTGACLLSHQKYMAAAREEQKQIIEQNGEPIDYITLSKMGTLRCCIKEALRLYSPTPILLRHAHKSFTVQTRDGMEFEIPEGHDLACSVAVSNKLPYIYKNPNMYDPYRFSLGREEDKTGGKLSDISFGAGRYSCLGQDYAFMQIKVIWSYLLRNFELELISPFPELENDKILPGPRGKVMVTYTRRSIVN encoded by the exons ATGGACATGGACCAGGACACAATCCACACGGCAGCATGCTTCACCATAGCATTTGTTTTTCTCACCATCATCATCTCCAAGATCATTGCAAGAGTCAGAACCATTCATCCTATGCGCAAAGGACAAAGATCGGCAGTTACTCGGCCGCCACCACATGTTGTGAGCGGAGCTCCTCTAATGGCAGCTCTGCTCACACTTCTGACACCCATGAAGGGTTTACATGCTGCCATCCATGACCTACACATGAAGATGGGCAGCGTGTTCACGGTGAACCTTTTTGGGCTCAAGAAG GTGACATTTTTGGTTGGGCCAGAGGTTAATGCTCATTTCTTCAAGGGATCACCATCCGAGATTGACTTCGGGGATACTGCTAAGGTCATTGTGCCCGTCCTCGGTCCAGGAGTTCTATTTGGTGTGGATTTGGCTACCAGAAATGAGCAGATCCGGTTTTGTACCAAGGCCATACAGCCGGCGAGGTTGCGAAGAGACGTTCCTTCCATGGTTAGTGAAGTGGAG GACTATTTTGTAAATTGGGGACCAAATGGCACGGTTGATTTAAAGGATGAGCTGGGGCACCTAATGGTGTTGATCGCAAACAGATGCTTGCTCGGCAATGAGATCAAAGGCAAGAACTTGCAAGAAGTGTCGAGACTCCTCCATGAACTATTTGAAAACAGCTTCCACATGATCAACTTGTTCTTCCCGCACCTCCCAATTCCACAGCACCGCCGACGTGGCGAAGCGCGCGGGAGGCTGGGAGAAATACTTCATGAGATAGTCAGATCACGTAGAAGAATTACACCAGCCCGATTTGCGGACGACGGTGGCGACGATGAAGGAGATGTTTTGCAATACTTCATAGACTCAAAATATAGCAACGGCCGATCCATGACAGACAGCGAGATCGTCGGGCTACTCATCGCCATCTTGTTCGCCGGGCAGCACACTAGCTCAAGCACCAGCACCTGGACAGGAGCTTGCCTGCTGAGCCATCAAAAGTACATGGCAGCTGCCAGGGAAGAGCAGAAGCAAATCATTGAGCAAAATGGAGAACCCATAGACTACATCACCTTGTCAAAGATGGGTACCTTGCGTTGCTGTATCAAAGAGGCACTGAGACTTTACTCTCCAACCCCAATACTACTCCGGCATGCACACAAGAGCTTCACCGTGCAAACTAGAGATGGAATGGAATTTGAGATCCCAGAAGGGCATGATTTAGCGTGCTCTGTAGCAGTGAGCAACAAGTTGCCTTACATTTATAAgaaccctaatatgtatgatccataCCGGTTTAGTCTGGGGAGAGAGGAGGACAAAACCGGCGGCAAGTTATCGGACATATCTTTTGGTGCCGGGAGGTATTCTTGCTTGGGACAGGATTATGCTTTCATGCAAATCAAGGTGATATGGAGCTATTTGCTGAGGAACTTTGAGCTTGAGTTGATCTCTCCTTTCCCCGAGCTAGAGAATGACAAAATATTACCGGGACCTAGAGGAAAAGTGATGGTTACCTACACGAGAAGGTCAATAGTTAATTAG